One Aegilops tauschii subsp. strangulata cultivar AL8/78 chromosome 2, Aet v6.0, whole genome shotgun sequence genomic window, TCATCCTCGACAATCATATTGTGTAGAATAACACAACATGTCATCAGCTGTCACAAAGTTTCTGATTCCCACATCATTGCAGCACTCCGCATAATTTCCCAACGTGCTTGAAGCACACCTAATGCCCTCTCCACATCCTTCCTAGCCGCTTCCTGCATTGTTGCAAAGTGGCTCTGTTTCTTGCCACGCGGCTCGGATATGGTCTTCACAAACGCCgcccactgaggatagataccatcAGCAAGATAGTATCCCATGTTGTAGTCTCGGCCGTTGACGGTGTAGTTGCATGGCGGTGATTCCCCATTGCAACCACCTGAACGCCGGAGATCGTTGAAGCACATTGATGTCGTTGTGAGAACCTGACATTTCAAAGAAAGCATGTCAAATCCATAAGTCATGTGATGCCACCGCTAGTATGATGGTGTTCTCTCTGGTGTGACCTTGATACATTCCCGGCAAACCTTTGGGGCAGTTCTTCCATtgccaatgcatgcaatcaattgATCTGAGCATTCCTGGAAACCCCTTGCCTGTCCAATAGCCAACAACTTCTTCGTGCcctgcacatttggttctctgaGATACTCAGGTCCAAACACCTCCACCATGGCGCGGGTAAACTTGACTGTAGTCTTCAAGCACGTGCTCTCCCCCATCCGACCATCTCACCAACGACATCTGCAGCAGTACCAAGTGCAAGCATCCTCAGAGCAGCCGTGCACTTCTGCTTTGGGAGAGAAAAAGAGTTGTCCGCAACAATCCCTTGTGAGCTTGAACTAGTCGTCGTGTGCCTCCACTCCCTCCACAATGCGCAAGCACAATGGTTTCCTCATGCGAAAACGGCGATGAAACCATGGATCATCCGGGAAAGCAGGCTTGGGAGCAAAGTAGTCTCTGTACAGTAGCTTTGCTCCGGACACCCTATCCCGATTTATCACTCTTCTTCCTTTGATTGAGCCCTTGAAGTTGAGAATATTTTCCACTTGGCGGTCCAATTCCTCTTGCATGCCCATGAGCATAATCATGTCCACTTCTTCGTCCGAATCTGAGGAATCGAAGAACTAGCCTTGAATGACTTGGTCAAGCTCCGTCGGTCCATACTCCTCGTCTGTCGTAGCATCGGAATCCATCGTTTTCCCTAACAAATTTACCGGTCAGACAATGTGTTGAACACATCAGGCGCAAAGCGGAGCCAGAGAGTTGTCGGACGTACCGCGGTGGCGTCCGGGCCGAAGACGAAGTCCCCCGCGGCGAGGAAGGGAGAGAGGACTGCTCTGTCGGAGCTGCCGACGCAGAGGCCACGAACGGCTGTGGAGCGCGCGCGGCGGCGGAGCTGCGAGCCAGACGATGTGGAGGAGGAAGACGAGAGGAGAGAGTAAATGGATCCGGTAGCTCGGGGTGGGGGGGGGGATTTGGTGCAATTTGgggtgggagggggtggggggttGTTGGGTCCGACGTGGCGGACGTACCCGGGCGCCCCCATATCCGCCCCTATTTGGGCCGGATATATAAGGGGTGTCAGTCAGTCCGGGCGTTTGAGGGGGTTGTCTGAGTCAAAAAAAGTGTCCGGGCGGCCCGCCCGGGCGTATGAGGCCGGTTTGAGGCGCCCGGCGCTCTTACCAGCTGTATTTGTAAGAGGTAAGCACACGACCATAGGATCTAGTACTAGGAGATAAGCACACAATTACATGCAAAACCTCTCGTGCAAACGAAGAATATCTTATTCTAACATAACGCTACAAGATAAAAGGGACAGGCATGTGAATATGCGACCCATAGGTAAAATTCTACTTGTGATTCACAGTAACATGCAAAGCAGCAAAAGCCCTTTCAGATATGTGGAAGGCCTGAAAGGAATGGCAAGGCTCTAATTCTACTTGTGATTCATCGGAGCACTCTATGATCATACATGCATATATCTTTGAACTGATTGTCAACTCAACCGGGGTGAGAAGATGCAAATCTGCATGTCCTGGAACATGCTGCCAGGTGGAACACACATTTGAAGGAGGGAACTTAGGGAAACTGATGGCACAGATTAGACAGCAAGCAAAATACCAATTCCAGTATCAATCAGGCCACAAATCGACGCAAAGTTTGCGATGTAAGGCCACCAAAGTCAGGGGCGGCTACCAAAAGAAGCAGATACCATGCCCAGTTCATAGTTCAGCACATCCAAAGATCTTCCACTCCTCACAGGCATTGTGCAGCAGGCGTCATGCCTGTTTCCTACTTCATCAAATCCAATAAACTTCGACTGCTCCGGAGTGAACAAGCTGCTCTCCACTGTTGAGAAAGGGTCCTCGCATGAAAAATCACTTCCTTCTTTAAAGCTCCATGCTTTGCCTCCTTCGGGCCCTGTACTCTTAAGAAGCAGCACTTGGCAGCACCTTATGACCTCAGAAGCCTCCTTCAGTTTGGAGAACGCCACGGCTACTGAAAATGGCGTGAAGCTTGGATTTGCCATTATAATCACCGCGGTCTCCAGCACCTTTGGGAAGATCGACTTGAGGAAGGCAACCTCGCCTTGCTCCCCTCGGAACTCACGAAAATACATCTCTTTGATGTGCAACATAGCACTTTCAGTGGGACCCTCCTGGAAATTGAGGCTGGGCTTACCAGTAGACCCATTACATTTTCTGGACTGGAAAAAAGAGATCAAATCAGTTAATAATTGGAGAGAAACTGAGGGAGGTGCACACATTTGGTGAATTAAGAAAGCCTTAACATGTGTTGCTTGAATAACTACATACGGGATTCACTTTTCACAGCAGAAGAAAACATAGACAGTAAATAGCTCTGATGGTAATTCACTTGACAGGTCTGTGCAAATCAATCAGAACAAATAATCTACAAGTGATAAAATCTGCTGCATGAAAGAACAATTATTACATGTAATATCTAGAGGAAATTGGTAGGAATGTAAGTAAAACATGAATTAGCTCCTCAGATACATTGGTCCACAGTTGCTATTAGCTGtttcagaagaagaagaaattaTAATTATAAGGTAACAGTATTACGAAAGTGCGTCTTTTCGTGAACAAGGGAGATTTACTTTTGGCAGCTCAGGTTCATAAATTACATGAGAATGCTCAACTCTAAAAACAGTATGTCACATACATAACTAAATGCTTTCATGTGCATGATGAAACCAGCAGAAAGTGCCAACAACCAAGTAGCAGCTAGCAGTGCCGAGataaaaaaaatacaaaaactAAGATGGTGCGTGCGTTATTCGGCCTCTCATGATTATCGTCCATGCataaaagaagaaagaaatgAGGCTGCAAACTTTCAATATTAAAAAATCGGATATACATTCCTGAACTGATGCAACTAGTATTATGCACAGATTAAAATCACCCGCGAAAGTGCAGCTATTGCGGCGCAATCGCTGCCTGGGATGCTTCCCGCGATGCTATGGCCAAAATTACCTGATCTGCCGCGAGGCCCGTGATCACGTTTAAGTTTTCATTTGGAACCAGAACATGGCAGGCTCTTGGTTCCCATGTTTGTGAACTAGTGATGCTTGTTTGTAAGTTGTAGTTGGTGATGCTTGTTTCAGTTTATGTCTAAGTATATACTGCAATCCTCTGTTTTCCTGCTGAAAATACCCTGTTTTCCTGCTGAAAATATCCATGTACTAGCTGCCGCTAAATGGCTTAGCGGCCACTATTGCGTAGCGTTTCGGACAAGCTGCCACGAAATGGAATTGCCAGTGATTTAAAACTTTGGTATTGTGTTATATCATACAGACCACTAAGAAACTGTAGACAGCAATGTGCAAGATTACCATATGTATCTGTCATCAGTGTGAAATAAGCTTAGCAGGATTGCCATGTTGCTACTAGCTTGCAACAGCTCAAATGCATCAGTGTGAAATAAGCAAACGAACATTTAGATGCTGAGTTCCAGAAAAAGATCTGGACATGCCAGAATTCAAGAAGCAAAGCAATAGAAACAAAAACTGGTAAAATAGCATAAGAAGATGAGCATGCAATCCCCAGAATTATATAGTCAACGTATAAAGAAGACATAATCGCTGACAATGAATGGCACCTTAACATGTGGTAAAATTGCATAATCATCAGCATTCACCATAAAGAGCTGTGATGCATAAATGACTTGAAAGACCTATGCATTCAATCAGAACACACACCATTTACAAGTAATAACACGTAAAACTAAAACTTGAATTGGTGGAAATTACCATGATATGTAGTCGCACGACATTGGGAAAGCATTTAAGGAACATGGGCACCATCCTTGCCTCATTGGGGAGTCCAAAACGCACATTTAAGCTCAGGATCTTAACGCTTGCGACAATGGTGGCCGCACTCTCCTTTATCCCAGCCTGAAATTCACCCAATTTAAGAACAAAGATGGCACATTTAACTCATGGAGCTCCCACAGTGACAACTGCACAAATGGATACTCACCATTATGACGGTGCCTCCGATCCCCAGGACATGATTGCCTGGCCCCAAGAATCCAAAGAAATGTAGCTTGGGGGCATCAAGAATGCTGACCATGGTACACATGCCACTAGCAGCATGCCGACCTCCCTGCAGGATGAGCCGCTCGAGGCATGGAGCCTTCACCACCGTGACATTTTCCACAACAGAGCTGCAGATTTGCACGCACCGAAGGCTCTGGCTGACGAGGCGGAGGCGCAGCCCCTTGTGGCTTCCCTGGATGCTCAGGACCTCCAGGACGGGGCTGCTGGCTACGATGGTTTCGACGTCCCCCTGCTCCATCACGACGGTGCAGATGCCGAGCTCGCGGAGGTTGGGGAAGGAGGCGCCACGCAGGCCGGCCGTGTCCGGGAGCTTCCAGAGGCCGATGTAGAGGCGGACGAGGGAGCTGATGGTGAAGAGCGTGTCAGGGAGGGGCACATCGCACGGCCACGGGCGGTTGACGAGGACGAGCTCGCGGACGCCCTTGGCGGCGAGGAGCTGGAGCCAGCGCGCGAGCTGGGCCTGGTGCGCGCCCATGCGGCAGCGGGTGAGGTGCACGCGGCGGAAGGGCCCGGGGTGCGCTTCGAGGATgccggagacggcggcggcgatggccggcgAGTTGGCGTGGTCGTCGGGCCGGAGGAATGCGTCGATGAGGACGGGCTCGGTCGACAGCCAGAGCCGGCGCCAGCGGGAGGCGAGGACGGCGGTGCGCGCGGCGTCCGCGATGGGGAGGCGGGAGACGATTCTGCGGAGGAGGGCGTCGGGGAGGACGCCGATGCGGTCGACGCTGGTGGGGATGGCGGGGTCGTGCGCGGCCTCCGTGATGAGGAGGCGGGAGAAGATGCGGCGCGGGGGGCGTCGGAGACGGGCGGGGCGATGGGGAGGAGCTCGGTGCAGATGTAGGTGAGCAGCTGCTCCGTGGCGCGGTCCAGCTCGTGGGGGTCGAAGCCCAGGTGCCGCAGGTCGGCCGCCGTCGCCGGGTCCAAGTTGGTGAACGGCGTACGGCCGGCCATGGTGGTCGGCGGCGAGGGTTTGGGGCTTTCCCAGCGAGCTGTGAGTGAAATGGGAGACTGGTCCGTGACTCTCTGGAGGCTCGTAAGCTTAGTTGGGCCAAATTCAGCGCCCACGAGTTTGTGACTGCTACTAATTTGTTTTTTGTCTAAAAAAACTAATTTGTTTCTTTTTTAACTCTCCATAATTAGTTAATCATTGCTCCAAGTTCTCAAAAAAAAACTCCTCCACCAGATCATTTCTTTCTAAAAAAGTTTGAGAAAATTTCAagtctattcatcttcaatcatagCAGTAAAACGAACACCATAAATTATAAAATTTACATTCAGATCCGTAGACTACCTAGCGACGACTATAAACACTGGAAACTAGGACGTGTCGTCATcatccctccctccctcgccagagcAGGGCAAAACTTCTTGTGGAAGACAGTCGAGAAGTCATCATGCTAAACCCAACACACCAGTGCAGCAACCGGTGCCGATGAAAAGGATCCGACCTGAAGACACATGAACGTAGACAAACGAAGACCGGATCCGAGTAAATCCACCAAAAACGACCACCGATCAAACCCTGTGAGATCAGCCAGAGACACACCTCCACGTCCCGTATGAACATGCACTaatagaaaacagggctttggttcggccagaaaagagcattaatcccggttgcattacaaaccgggactaatgtgagcattagtcccggttcgagcagctagggcaccgtacaggcattagtcccggttcaaatgggacctttagtcccggttggtgccacgaaccgggactaaagggtgcgatgcccattagtaccggttcatggcacgaaccggtactaaaggtcccattttcaaactctacccccctgtggatcgccttttcagttttgtaaaaagcaaaagaaaatgataaaaacttcaaaaattgaaatccttccagatgtagttatgttactacatgtactagttaggaaaatttaaaaacttaaatttggacatgttttgcaaaaagtgtagggaaaatgtaaaacggctataacttttgcataagatgtcagaaaaaaaacgtataatatatcaaaatgttcagcacgaaaatccgcatccgattttgaccacctacggcctgtttgcaaatttttagaatcctcaaattctaaaaggaaaaaaagttatgctcacattttagtttttttttgaatttttgttaaatctggtcaaactatggtcaaactacttattcaagaagtattagtgttactaaataattattcaagaatattagtgttactaaataattatttcagtttttttgaattttggtcaaattgtggtcaaactgtggtcaaacaatggtcaaactaattattcaagaaatattagcgttacgaaataattatttcagtttttttgaattttggtcaaatctgatcaaactgtggtcaaactatggtcaaactagttattcaaaaaatattagtgttactaaataattattttgtTTTAGAACAAtggtttcaaactcaaacagagaaatgtgtgacttcatgctcaagctaaattcctgagggttaataggattgacatcttactattgtcaggaaaacaacaagtgcacacttggaaacgagggagaatacaacccagaagttaagcgtgctcaggctggagtagtgagaggatgggtgaccgtccggaaagttagatgatttggaatgatgaggggtgattagagattagaggttaaattgagtagtgatgaggggtgattagagattagaggttaaaataattcagaaatttgaaaataaaaaataaaaaaaacttttcaaaaaaattcaaaaaaaaaaatcataaaaatttattttagtaccggttcgtgctaccaaccgggactaaaggtggacctccaggcagaggccacgtggagggcctttagtcccggttcgtgtaagaaccagaactaaagggggaggctttagtaacgaccctttagtcccggtttccagaaccggaactaaaggcccttatgaaccgggactaaaggccctttttctactagtgatggtTCCACGCGCACCCATGTGAATAGTAAATTTGAAAAAATACTAGGAAAAAATTAAACAAATCTGAAATTTCGGAGTATGAAACTTAGTCGACCATTCTACCCACGTGTGAAGTTTCGTGATGTACTGACACCCATGGTATTCTTAGTGAAGAAAATACAATTGGGATCATACTATTCATCAAACagtgttttctaatatagtttcgATTTTGTCATTTTTGCCCCGATTACCATGAAACTTCATATGCGAGTAAATCAGCGTACAAGTTTCGATTTTGATGACTATGTATATTAAAAAAAATATTAagattttttattttatttctagtatttttttttgaatttactattcaCAAGGGTTGCGCATGGAACCATGTTCACCAAATCCGTGTCCTAAGAATATGTTTTTTTTTACATTTCAAATTTATGAGCATTGATTTCATACATTTATTGATAAAATCAGCATACAAGTTTCTAAAGCTCTCGTATTAAACCTTTTAATGCTCCATTTGAAgttctcgcgccgccgccgccgcccactcCTCGCCCCGAGAATGTTGGCCTCCGCCCATATGCATCGCCCCCCTTCCCCTCGATCAAGAGCAATACTTAGCGTCACAGAGCTTAGTTTTAAAAACCGGACCAGTGATTGAACCCGTGACACCACCGGTTCAGTTTTTTACTAGTCGGACCGCCGGTTCACGGGTTAATTTTATGGTTTTGCAAGCCATGAAAATATGTAAAAGTATGTCACATATATTATTAAGTTTCTATCCTTTGACAACTTAGTTGGATGGGCAATTTGGTTGTTTGACCCCCAGGGGACACAATTATTCTTCGTCATTCGTAATGATTCTAGCGCGAACTACCAGTTTTAGTTTTTCTTCCGGTTCAAGCAAAAAACGGCCGGTTCAATCGGTTATGTCCGGTCCGTTTTGCAAAACGGTCTGATTAGCTTATAAAACTGTTGGCATTGCTTGTCTCGGTTCTTCCCGGTCCGGTTTTTTAAATTGGGAGCTGGGGTGTTTCAGAACATGCCTTTAGTTTCCTCTTCCCGCCTAAAAAAAAGAAACAAGTTAATGTTTGAAgcagaacatttgaagcacaagatcCCAAACGGGCAAAACAAGGAGTTTACAGTAACTAGTAAGATGTTACATTGTCGATAGGTACATCTCAAACACAAGATTAAATGAATTTATTTCATAGTCAGAAACCCGTATTGCCATGGACAATAAAAAGAAAATATACCGAGAGATAATAAGGATATGTACCTTGctacagaaaacaaaaaatatacCAAGACATTGACTGAAGTGATGTTACATTGTCGATAGGTAAGATGTTACATTGTCGATAGGTACATCTCAAACACAACCAAACAAATGGTAGAGCCATTTTTGCCTACTAAGCCAAACATGTTCTTCTCCATTTTTGCCTTGTAGAAAGAATTCTTGTTCTCCCTACTCACCTTTCACATTGCTTGCTCTATCCTATATTGAGGGGATATATAACATGCATCAAATAGAATCCGTCCACGCACACGTGGAAACTTGCGACAACTATTGACTTCATCCTTCAGCCTTGGGCTTAACCTGTTAGCCATACCCTGATATGCCACCCATTTCGTGCATATGTAATCTCTCCATGGATGAGAGCATTATACAATGCAACATTCCACCAATGGGCAAAATATAATGATAAATGGCACATATGTTTTGAGCAAAGGGCATACTATGCTTGACAAATTATTCCATGGCCTCATAGATGCCTAAGGTATGTAAATATGTGCCATTTATCATTATATTTTGCCTATCTGTTCACCTAAAAGAACATCAGATAATCACTACTGCATACATAACTATCTGGGTTATATTCAGACAAAGGGGAAAAAATGAGCCTGTAGAGGGTCTGTAGTATATTTAAACAAAGCAAAAGAACAGGGAACAATACTTGCAACACATTTTGTACCAAGCAAAGAAAGAAAATGTACAGTAAAACATGCTTTGAAATCATGCGTATATAGATGGGGCGAGTGCACATGTACATACACATACAAAAAATTAGTACTGGACCTCTTATAACTTTATTATACAACAACCGGGTTTCTTGAAAAAAAAAGATGCCGAGAACACACAACAAGGAAACAAATGTTGGGATGTGACCTAAAAATTTAGATGTGGAGCTACCAAGCAGAGAAGGGGCGTCGATGAAAAAGAGGCCTTGTATAGGTGTCATCCAAAAGTTTTGAACAGAGAAAGTAACAAAAAGAACTACCAAAAAATAATCAAAACAAGCatatgatttttttaaaatatcATGAGCAATAAAACAAGTATCTAAGTTATATTTTTCTGAAAGTCCTTTGCACAAACTTCAGAACAATATATGGGTAGCAATTTTAGATGACTCGCCCTAGTTAGATAGATTGAATATTTACAGCCACCAAATTGTACTTGATTCACACCTTGGACTACATGTTGAG contains:
- the LOC120961854 gene encoding uncharacterized protein gives rise to the protein MGESTCLKTTVKFTRAMVEVFGPEYLREPNVQGTKKLLAIGQARGFQECSDQLIACIGNGRTAPKVLTTTSMCFNDLRRSGGCNGESPPCNYTVNGRDYNMGYYLADGIYPQWAAFVKTISEPRGKKQSHFATMQEAARKDVERALGVLQARWEIMRSAAMMWESETL
- the LOC109737108 gene encoding F-box protein At1g80960-like, with the translated sequence MAGRTPFTNLDPATAADLRHLGFDPHELDRATEQLLTYICTELLPIAPPVSDAPRAASSPASSSVDRIGVLPDALLRRIVSRLPIADAARTAVLASRWRRLWLSTEPVLIDAFLRPDDHANSPAIAAAVSGILEAHPGPFRRVHLTRCRMGAHQAQLARWLQLLAAKGVRELVLVNRPWPCDVPLPDTLFTISSLVRLYIGLWKLPDTAGLRGASFPNLRELGICTVVMEQGDVETIVASSPVLEVLSIQGSHKGLRLRLVSQSLRCVQICSSVVENVTVVKAPCLERLILQGGRHAASGMCTMVSILDAPKLHFFGFLGPGNHVLGIGGTVIMAGIKESAATIVASVKILSLNVRFGLPNEARMVPMFLKCFPNVVRLHIMSRKCNGSTGKPSLNFQEGPTESAMLHIKEMYFREFRGEQGEVAFLKSIFPKVLETAVIIMANPSFTPFSVAVAFSKLKEASEVIRCCQVLLLKSTGPEGGKAWSFKEGSDFSCEDPFSTVESSLFTPEQSKFIGFDEVGNRHDACCTMPVRSGRSLDVLNYELGMVSASFGSRP